The following coding sequences are from one Nonlabens arenilitoris window:
- a CDS encoding septum formation inhibitor Maf gives MHKLLYIALAVLITSCNSNTSTKSTTTDINSKRMESLEDLTLNQEFKDYWYNGKAEISSYELSQSRYGEMRDGKSVMIFVTEPFNIIDEVKADNPSEDNRPVMKLNVTRDFNTGIYPYSIMSSTFLPLDKKDNAIKISSSIQEWCGHTYMQLNQYDKVYDVSLFSYFQSEQEDYFEVEQVMTENQIPIQLRIDPTAMPIGDLKLIPSLEYLRLKHVETKAYDATANFREIEDGYLYSVRYKELDRIIAFKTQKEAPYKILSWMERYNDNGQPAVSTGTLIKTLNTAYWSQKGSEYEVLRDSLQL, from the coding sequence ATGCACAAATTACTTTACATCGCTTTAGCCGTATTAATAACATCCTGTAATTCAAACACATCAACTAAAAGTACAACTACTGATATAAACAGTAAACGTATGGAATCACTTGAAGACCTGACATTAAATCAAGAGTTTAAAGATTACTGGTATAATGGTAAAGCAGAGATTTCTAGTTATGAATTGTCTCAATCTAGATATGGGGAAATGCGTGATGGAAAATCAGTGATGATTTTTGTAACAGAACCATTTAATATCATAGACGAAGTTAAAGCAGACAACCCGTCTGAAGATAATAGGCCAGTGATGAAACTTAATGTAACTAGAGATTTTAATACAGGCATCTATCCCTACTCTATTATGAGTAGCACCTTTTTACCTTTAGATAAAAAGGATAATGCAATTAAAATATCTTCTAGTATTCAAGAATGGTGCGGACATACTTATATGCAATTGAATCAATATGATAAGGTATATGATGTTAGTTTATTTTCTTATTTTCAGTCTGAGCAGGAAGATTATTTTGAAGTTGAACAGGTTATGACTGAAAATCAAATTCCTATACAACTAAGGATAGATCCCACCGCGATGCCTATTGGTGATCTAAAATTAATTCCCAGTCTAGAATATTTAAGGTTAAAACATGTGGAGACTAAAGCTTACGACGCAACCGCTAACTTTAGAGAGATTGAGGATGGTTATTTATATAGTGTTAGATATAAAGAGTTAGACCGTATTATAGCTTTTAAAACACAAAAAGAAGCACCATATAAAATTCTATCCTGGATGGAGCGTTATAATGATAATGGTCAACCAGCAGTTTCTACTGGGACTTTAATTAAAACCTTAAATACTGCTTACTGGTCGCAAAAAGGCAGTGAATATGAGGTGCTAAGAGATAGTTTACAATTATGA
- a CDS encoding mechanosensitive ion channel domain-containing protein produces the protein MIDFLTRTEVIFTIVILILTIGIHRFVTWSAAKLSKDLNRSKLRRQYINRYVGYLLWTLSTITIIFVWGISKDGFWTALASTFAVIGVALFANWSILSNLTSSFILYFAFPFKIGDRIRIHDKDLPVTAVIEDIKGFYTVLKTNDGETITYPNNLLMQKGVSILGSKKESVFDINHEDADPTAR, from the coding sequence ATGATCGATTTTTTAACGAGAACTGAAGTAATATTTACCATAGTCATTTTAATTCTGACCATAGGTATACATCGGTTTGTAACTTGGAGTGCTGCAAAACTTTCTAAAGATCTTAATAGATCAAAATTGAGACGTCAATATATTAATAGATATGTAGGCTATTTACTATGGACCCTATCTACCATCACGATTATTTTTGTTTGGGGAATTTCTAAAGATGGTTTTTGGACAGCACTTGCTTCTACATTTGCAGTTATAGGTGTTGCGTTGTTTGCAAACTGGAGTATTTTAAGTAACCTAACCTCTAGTTTTATACTATATTTTGCCTTTCCTTTTAAAATCGGTGATCGTATTAGAATACATGATAAAGATTTACCGGTAACCGCTGTGATAGAAGACATTAAAGGTTTTTATACTGTACTTAAAACTAATGATGGTGAGACTATCACTTACCCTAATAACCTACTAATGCAAAAAGGTGTCAGCATTTTAGGAAGTAAAAAAGAATCTGTTTTTGATATTAATCATGAAGATGCTGATCCTACAGCAAGATAG
- a CDS encoding FAD-dependent oxidoreductase — MTSKDVKIHIIGAGVSGLAAAITLKKAGYNAHILEQSTTVGGRVKTTMNGSMKLDHGFQVLLDEYPAAKEFLNLDSLNLVKFSPASIVFIDGKKHLIGDAQRDMSFAWSTLIAGVGSVSDKWKVFKLSRKLKQKNLIDIFNSPEKTTLDYLLDYGFSKKMIDCFFKPFYTGIFLETELQTSSRMFEFVFKMFSEGNATIPAAGIKAIPEQMAGQLDGQIKLNTTVKEVIADKIYLENGEILHSDYTVIATPADVLVPNLPESGKEWHSVQTLYYDTDEHGFDQPIIGLIAGEDCLSNNFHFLNDVFENHPKVISVSVVAKHNLTKDQLEERVRKELIEQANIKAGDLIKMMEIKKALPTFDSIQYAMNPTETQLTQNIFLAGDQLSNGSLNAAMLNGKAAAQAVISNIENGIFV; from the coding sequence ATGACTAGTAAAGACGTGAAAATTCATATTATAGGTGCTGGTGTCAGCGGATTAGCTGCTGCTATTACTTTAAAAAAAGCTGGATATAATGCTCACATATTAGAACAGTCTACTACAGTAGGTGGTCGTGTTAAAACCACTATGAATGGCTCAATGAAGCTAGATCATGGTTTTCAAGTATTGCTAGATGAGTATCCAGCGGCAAAGGAATTTCTAAATCTAGATTCATTAAATCTAGTAAAATTCTCTCCTGCATCCATTGTTTTTATTGATGGTAAAAAACACCTTATAGGTGACGCACAGCGTGATATGAGCTTTGCATGGAGTACACTTATCGCTGGTGTAGGTAGTGTGAGTGATAAATGGAAAGTTTTTAAGCTTTCGCGAAAGCTAAAACAGAAAAATCTAATAGATATATTTAATAGTCCAGAGAAAACCACTTTAGATTATCTCCTTGATTATGGTTTTTCTAAAAAGATGATTGACTGCTTTTTTAAGCCTTTTTACACAGGGATTTTCTTAGAAACTGAATTACAAACAAGTAGTCGAATGTTTGAGTTTGTGTTTAAAATGTTCAGTGAAGGAAATGCAACTATTCCTGCCGCAGGAATAAAAGCTATACCAGAACAAATGGCTGGTCAACTAGACGGACAAATTAAATTAAATACCACCGTTAAAGAGGTCATTGCAGATAAGATTTATCTAGAAAATGGTGAAATACTTCATAGTGATTATACGGTCATCGCTACACCTGCAGATGTTTTAGTTCCTAACCTACCTGAGTCTGGTAAAGAGTGGCACAGTGTACAAACTTTATATTATGATACTGATGAGCATGGTTTTGACCAACCTATCATAGGTTTAATAGCTGGCGAGGATTGTTTGAGTAACAATTTTCATTTTTTAAATGATGTTTTTGAAAATCATCCTAAAGTAATAAGTGTAAGTGTAGTTGCAAAACACAATCTGACAAAAGATCAACTTGAGGAACGTGTTCGTAAAGAGCTTATTGAACAAGCAAATATTAAGGCTGGCGACTTGATTAAAATGATGGAAATTAAAAAGGCATTGCCTACTTTTGATAGCATTCAATATGCTATGAACCCTACAGAAACTCAACTTACTCAAAACATCTTCTTAGCTGGTGATCAATTGAGTAATGGATCGTTAAATGCAGCGATGTTGAATGGTAAGGCTGCAGCGCAAGCGGTAATCAGTAATATAGAGAATGGCATTTTTGTATAA
- a CDS encoding DUF3817 domain-containing protein, with translation MNKFFKYLAITEGYSFLLILFVTMPLKYLAEMPLPNKIVGMAHGVLFLSYIVVAIIVGQLNKWSFKTLLIVLVMSVVPFGTFWMEEKYLNDDHIKA, from the coding sequence ATGAACAAGTTTTTCAAATACCTAGCCATTACCGAAGGATATTCTTTCTTATTAATCCTTTTTGTTACTATGCCATTGAAATACCTAGCAGAAATGCCTTTACCTAATAAGATAGTAGGTATGGCGCATGGTGTCCTTTTTCTATCCTATATCGTTGTTGCTATTATAGTTGGACAGTTAAACAAATGGAGTTTTAAAACTTTACTCATTGTGCTAGTCATGTCCGTAGTTCCTTTTGGCACTTTCTGGATGGAAGAAAAGTACCTGAATGATGATCATATAAAGGCTTAA
- a CDS encoding acyl-CoA thioesterase, with protein MNFHTRKWIKPEDLNPNGTLFGGRLLEWIDEEAALYAIIQIENQKVVTKYMSEINFRASAKPGDIVEIGLEVNKFGTSSIDLKCEVRNKMTYETIITIENIILVNLDEEGKPLAHGKTEVEYQSDRMKKKGF; from the coding sequence ATGAATTTTCACACTAGAAAATGGATTAAACCTGAAGATTTAAACCCTAATGGAACCTTATTTGGTGGACGATTACTGGAATGGATTGATGAAGAAGCCGCACTCTATGCTATTATCCAAATCGAGAATCAAAAAGTTGTAACAAAATATATGAGTGAGATCAACTTTAGAGCCAGTGCAAAACCTGGTGACATTGTTGAGATAGGATTAGAGGTCAATAAATTTGGTACATCATCTATAGACCTGAAATGCGAGGTACGTAACAAGATGACTTATGAAACGATAATTACAATCGAAAATATTATTTTAGTCAATCTAGATGAAGAAGGTAAGCCTCTAGCACATGGAAAGACAGAAGTTGAATATCAATCTGACCGGATGAAAAAGAAAGGCTTTTAA
- a CDS encoding TrmH family RNA methyltransferase, whose translation MKHITSPHNAIIRHAELLQRKSKARKKEGLFLVEGQREIMLCDQGGFELQQLLVCGSILLNTEDFEANDIYNKININSKPEVISVTQEVYEKLAYRTGTEGVIAFAKAKSQQLQDLKLSENPLILIAESPEKPGNLGAILRTADAAKVDAVIIANPVADLFNPNVVRSSVGCVFTVPVATGTTSEVVEFLKSKNINLYAATLQTSERYDVMDYTTGSAIALGTEATGLSQEMRDAALKNIIIPMSGAIDSMNLSVSAAILIFEAKRQRDFK comes from the coding sequence ATGAAACATATTACTAGTCCACACAACGCCATTATACGTCATGCAGAGTTATTGCAACGTAAGAGTAAAGCACGCAAAAAGGAAGGACTCTTTCTTGTAGAAGGGCAACGCGAGATTATGCTGTGCGATCAAGGTGGTTTTGAGTTACAACAATTACTAGTTTGTGGATCAATCCTTTTAAATACTGAAGATTTTGAGGCTAATGATATCTATAATAAAATAAATATCAATAGCAAGCCAGAAGTTATATCAGTTACCCAAGAAGTCTATGAGAAATTAGCTTACAGAACCGGTACTGAAGGCGTTATCGCTTTTGCTAAAGCAAAATCTCAACAACTACAAGATTTAAAGCTATCTGAAAATCCTTTAATCTTAATAGCAGAATCACCAGAAAAACCTGGTAACCTAGGTGCCATATTAAGAACTGCAGATGCTGCAAAAGTGGATGCCGTTATCATCGCAAATCCTGTGGCAGACCTTTTTAATCCTAATGTAGTACGATCTAGTGTAGGTTGTGTATTTACCGTTCCTGTTGCAACAGGTACAACGAGCGAAGTAGTGGAATTCTTAAAGTCAAAAAACATCAACTTATATGCAGCTACTTTACAAACTAGTGAACGCTATGATGTCATGGATTATACTACCGGTAGCGCCATTGCACTGGGTACTGAGGCAACTGGATTATCTCAAGAAATGCGAGATGCTGCCTTGAAAAACATAATTATCCCTATGAGTGGTGCAATAGACTCTATGAACCTATCAGTGAGTGCAGCCATATTGATATTTGAGGCCAAAAGACAGCGCGATTTTAAATAA
- a CDS encoding M48 family metallopeptidase, whose amino-acid sequence MDAISLFYLIIGILVFDFILDQLLAYLNYTWYSKDIPQELNDVYDADEYTKSQEYKKTNYRFSLISSSVSFTAILIFLFYDGFAIIDSWARTLVNHDILVGLLFFTVIAAAGEIISLPFSYYSTFVIEEKFGFNKTTLKTFIIDKIKGWLLTAILGGAILSLVIVCYNWAGENFWWYVWILIFAISLLMNMFYARWFVPLFNKQTPLDEGSLKAAIANYAQGVGFQLDKIFVIDGSKRSTKANAYFSGFGSEKRVTLYDTLISKLTEEEIVAVLAHEVGHYKRKHIIYNLIASTVTTGFTLWLFSLFVDSITLSQALGVTIPSFHVGLVAFGLLYSPISTITGIVMSSLSRKFEYEADAYAQNTYYGKPLITALKKLNKTSLSNLTPHPAYVFFNYSHPTLYQRMMAMKNKL is encoded by the coding sequence ATGGACGCAATTTCATTGTTCTATCTTATTATAGGAATACTTGTTTTTGATTTTATATTAGATCAACTATTAGCTTACCTTAATTATACCTGGTATTCTAAAGATATACCGCAAGAATTGAATGATGTTTATGATGCTGATGAGTATACTAAATCTCAAGAATATAAAAAGACCAATTACAGATTCAGTTTGATTAGCAGTAGTGTTTCATTCACAGCTATTTTGATTTTTTTGTTCTATGATGGATTTGCTATAATAGACAGTTGGGCTCGTACTTTAGTAAATCACGATATACTAGTTGGCTTATTATTCTTTACTGTAATTGCAGCAGCAGGCGAGATCATCTCGCTACCTTTCTCCTACTATTCTACTTTTGTGATTGAAGAAAAATTTGGTTTCAATAAAACGACACTTAAGACTTTTATCATTGATAAGATTAAAGGTTGGTTATTAACAGCAATCTTAGGTGGCGCAATCTTATCGCTAGTTATAGTTTGTTATAACTGGGCAGGAGAAAACTTTTGGTGGTATGTATGGATTTTAATATTTGCAATATCGCTATTAATGAATATGTTTTATGCTAGATGGTTTGTACCATTATTTAATAAACAAACACCACTAGATGAAGGTTCCTTAAAAGCCGCAATTGCAAATTATGCACAAGGAGTAGGCTTTCAACTCGATAAAATTTTTGTGATTGACGGCAGCAAACGATCTACTAAGGCAAATGCATATTTCAGCGGTTTTGGTAGTGAAAAACGGGTTACACTTTATGATACCTTAATATCTAAACTAACTGAAGAAGAAATAGTTGCCGTACTCGCACACGAGGTAGGTCATTATAAAAGAAAACACATCATTTATAACCTCATTGCTAGTACAGTAACGACAGGATTTACACTATGGCTATTTTCGTTATTTGTAGATAGTATTACTTTATCTCAAGCACTAGGTGTTACAATACCATCATTTCACGTTGGTCTAGTAGCCTTTGGTCTTCTCTACTCGCCTATCTCTACGATTACTGGAATTGTGATGAGTTCGCTTTCGCGAAAATTTGAATACGAGGCTGATGCATATGCACAAAATACCTATTATGGTAAACCACTCATCACTGCCTTAAAAAAATTAAACAAAACCAGTTTAAGTAATCTTACACCGCATCCAGCATATGTGTTTTTCAATTATTCGCATCCTACTTTATATCAGCGTATGATGGCCATGAAGAATAAGCTTTGA
- the udk gene encoding uridine kinase has translation MLILGIAGGTGSGKTTVVDQMVHTYPDHDVNVISQDSYYKDTSHLSYEERVKINFDHPGSIDFELLEKHLLELKEGKTIDQPVYSFVEHNRTGEVVKTAPSKVVIVEGILILTQPRIRDLFDIKVYIDCDSDERLIRRLKRDIADRGRDLTEVLDRYQNTLKPMHQQFIEPTKAYADVIIPTNRFNTVGVQILRGIIDQRLAEFS, from the coding sequence ATGCTTATATTAGGAATAGCTGGTGGTACTGGAAGTGGGAAAACCACAGTTGTAGACCAGATGGTACATACTTATCCAGATCACGATGTAAACGTTATCTCTCAAGACTCCTATTATAAAGACACTTCTCATTTAAGTTATGAAGAACGTGTAAAAATCAACTTTGATCATCCTGGCAGTATCGACTTTGAATTACTAGAAAAACACTTACTAGAACTTAAAGAAGGAAAAACAATTGATCAACCAGTTTATTCTTTTGTTGAGCACAATCGTACTGGTGAGGTTGTTAAAACAGCACCTTCTAAAGTAGTCATCGTTGAAGGTATATTAATCCTTACACAACCACGTATAAGAGACCTTTTTGATATTAAAGTCTACATAGACTGTGATAGTGATGAGCGCTTAATACGTAGATTAAAGAGAGATATCGCAGATCGTGGACGTGATCTTACAGAAGTTCTAGATCGTTATCAAAATACCTTAAAACCCATGCATCAGCAGTTTATAGAACCTACTAAGGCCTATGCAGATGTGATTATACCTACCAATAGATTTAATACAGTAGGTGTTCAAATCTTAAGAGGTATAATCGACCAGCGATTAGCTGAATTTTCTTAA
- a CDS encoding FtsB family cell division protein translates to MKWNQLKQNKYWKVFTNKYVLISIIFVIWILFLDANAWLTSHRELDQQIAEKEQNVDFYKRGIQKDQNRIKALKDSAGIEKFARERYLMKRENEEVFIIQHADSLKKDTNE, encoded by the coding sequence ATGAAGTGGAATCAATTAAAACAGAATAAATACTGGAAAGTTTTTACTAATAAGTACGTACTTATCAGTATCATATTTGTGATATGGATTCTGTTTTTAGATGCAAATGCTTGGCTAACCTCGCATAGAGAACTAGATCAACAAATTGCAGAAAAAGAACAAAATGTCGATTTCTATAAACGCGGTATTCAGAAAGATCAAAATAGAATTAAAGCATTGAAAGATAGCGCTGGTATTGAAAAATTTGCCCGTGAACGCTATTTAATGAAACGAGAAAATGAAGAAGTGTTTATCATACAGCACGCAGATTCCTTAAAAAAAGACACAAATGAGTAA
- a CDS encoding methylmalonyl-CoA mutase subunit beta, translating to MSNRLFEDFEPVSETAWKQKIQMDLKGADYNETLVTKTNSGIDIKPIYHSDSAPQLNIPARATDNWFISQRIYAGNATAANKKAKDVLKRGSEGVLFVIPNKEIDPTVLLKGLPEYGIQIHPQFMDLDYIKQVHGINPKAYVHIDIINQLASDGNWFNDLKKDHYNYAEFIKSFSGYFSQFTVNTSLYQNAGATTTQELGYYAAHLNEYLNHYCDTSKEHDAGVYDAYAKAEKRINIDTTIGSNYFMEIAKYRAYRLITKAIGNLYSIDLKCYITASPSHRNKSLLDYNVNLLRTTTECMSAVLGGADTVYNLPYDEFFNKENEFGDRIARNQLRILKDEAYLEKINNAADGSYYINTLTKQLTEKAIELFKTIERGGGFVQSLFEGTIQRKIKESATQELNDIDNQKKIMVGVNKYPNADMPLQDEYELYPFVKANPRKTLIAPIVPTRLAESIEKAQM from the coding sequence ATGAGTAATCGATTGTTTGAAGATTTTGAACCGGTATCAGAAACGGCCTGGAAACAAAAAATCCAGATGGACCTTAAAGGTGCTGACTATAACGAGACCTTAGTCACTAAAACTAATAGTGGAATCGATATTAAACCAATATATCACAGTGACAGTGCTCCACAATTAAACATTCCTGCTCGCGCTACAGATAACTGGTTTATCTCGCAAAGAATCTATGCTGGTAATGCCACGGCAGCAAACAAAAAAGCAAAAGACGTTTTAAAACGCGGTAGTGAAGGTGTACTTTTTGTTATACCTAATAAAGAAATTGACCCAACGGTTTTACTTAAAGGATTACCAGAATATGGAATTCAAATCCATCCACAATTTATGGATTTGGATTATATAAAACAGGTGCATGGTATCAACCCAAAAGCTTACGTGCACATTGATATAATCAATCAATTAGCAAGTGATGGAAACTGGTTCAATGATTTAAAAAAGGATCATTACAACTATGCTGAGTTCATTAAATCGTTCTCAGGATACTTTTCTCAGTTCACTGTAAACACGAGTTTGTATCAAAACGCAGGAGCTACTACAACTCAAGAATTAGGCTATTATGCCGCGCATTTAAACGAGTATTTAAATCACTATTGCGATACCAGTAAAGAGCATGATGCAGGTGTTTATGACGCTTACGCGAAAGCAGAAAAAAGGATTAACATTGACACCACCATAGGTAGTAATTACTTTATGGAAATAGCAAAATATAGAGCATATCGGTTAATAACCAAAGCTATAGGCAACCTCTATAGTATTGACTTAAAATGCTATATTACAGCAAGTCCAAGCCATCGAAATAAATCATTACTTGACTACAATGTAAACCTATTACGCACCACGACAGAATGTATGAGTGCCGTTTTAGGTGGTGCAGATACCGTATATAATTTACCTTATGATGAGTTCTTTAATAAGGAAAATGAGTTTGGAGATCGCATAGCGCGCAATCAACTACGTATCTTAAAAGATGAAGCATATTTAGAAAAAATAAACAATGCTGCAGATGGATCTTACTACATCAACACACTAACAAAACAACTCACTGAAAAAGCAATTGAGCTTTTCAAAACGATAGAACGTGGTGGCGGTTTTGTACAATCATTATTTGAAGGCACCATACAACGTAAAATTAAAGAAAGTGCCACTCAAGAATTAAATGATATAGATAATCAAAAGAAAATTATGGTAGGCGTAAATAAGTATCCTAACGCTGATATGCCACTACAAGATGAGTATGAACTATATCCATTTGTAAAAGCAAATCCTCGTAAAACATTGATAGCACCTATTGTTCCTACCCGATTAGCAGAGTCTATTGAAAAAGCACAGATGTAA
- the scpA gene encoding methylmalonyl-CoA mutase: MKRKDISQITIDFDFATSQNADIPAYETSEGIDIKKYYSKDDIADLEHLNYVAGLAPNLRGPYSTMYVRRPWTVRQYAGFSSATESNAFYRRNLAAGQKGLSVAFDLATHRGYDSDHDRVVGDVGKAGVAIDSVEDMKVLFDGIPLDKMSVSMTMNGAVLPIMAFYIVAAMEQGVDPKLLSGTIQNDILKEFMVRNTYIYPPSPSMQIISDIFEYTSKNMPKFNSISISGYHMYEAGATSDIELAYTLADGLEYVRKGLAAGMDIDTFAPRLSFFWAIGMNHFMEIAKMRAARMLWAKLIKQFNPKNAKSLALRTHCQTSGWSLTEQDPFNNVARTTIEAAAAAFGGTQSLHTNALDEAIALPTDFSARIARNTQLFLQEETGITKTVDPWAGSYYVESLTNQIAHKAWELIEEVEELGGMTKAIEAGIPKMRIEEAAAKKQARIDSGIDTIVGVNKYPSPDEDLIDTLEVDNAAVRIEQVNRLKDIKATRNTEKVQKALENLTDCAKSKNGNLLELAVIAAQERATLGEISDALESVYGRYRAQIKSVQGVYKKEIMNDPAFAKAQQLADQFAQNEGRRPRIMIAKMGQDGHDRGAKVVATGYADVGFDVDIGPLFQTPAEAAKQAVENDVHILGVSSLAAGHKTLVPQVMDELKKYGREDIMIVVGGVIPRKDYQFLFDAGVAAVFGPGTKISEAAIDILGLLMDE; this comes from the coding sequence ATGAAAAGAAAAGATATCTCACAAATAACAATCGATTTCGATTTTGCTACGTCTCAAAATGCTGATATACCAGCTTATGAAACATCTGAAGGAATTGATATTAAAAAATATTATTCTAAAGATGATATTGCTGATTTAGAACATTTAAATTATGTGGCTGGACTAGCACCTAATTTGCGTGGTCCCTACTCTACTATGTATGTAAGACGTCCATGGACCGTACGTCAATATGCAGGTTTTTCTAGCGCAACAGAATCTAATGCTTTTTATAGACGTAATCTCGCTGCTGGACAGAAAGGCTTATCTGTCGCCTTTGATCTGGCAACTCATAGAGGTTATGATTCTGACCATGATCGTGTAGTTGGTGATGTGGGGAAAGCTGGAGTTGCTATCGATAGTGTTGAGGATATGAAAGTCTTATTTGATGGGATTCCGCTTGATAAGATGTCGGTTTCTATGACTATGAATGGCGCGGTATTACCTATTATGGCATTCTACATAGTAGCGGCGATGGAGCAAGGCGTAGATCCTAAATTACTAAGCGGTACGATTCAAAACGACATACTTAAGGAATTTATGGTGAGGAATACCTATATCTATCCGCCATCTCCTAGTATGCAAATTATCTCAGATATCTTTGAATACACCAGTAAAAACATGCCTAAGTTCAACTCGATTTCTATATCCGGTTACCACATGTATGAAGCTGGAGCCACAAGTGACATTGAGCTTGCTTACACACTAGCTGATGGACTTGAATATGTGCGCAAAGGACTCGCTGCCGGAATGGACATCGACACTTTTGCTCCTAGACTATCCTTTTTCTGGGCCATAGGAATGAATCACTTTATGGAAATTGCCAAAATGCGTGCGGCACGTATGCTATGGGCTAAACTTATTAAACAATTCAATCCTAAAAATGCCAAGTCTCTAGCACTAAGAACACATTGCCAGACATCTGGTTGGTCACTTACTGAGCAAGACCCATTTAATAATGTGGCGCGTACGACTATCGAGGCTGCTGCAGCTGCTTTTGGTGGTACGCAAAGTTTACACACAAACGCACTTGATGAAGCTATTGCATTACCTACAGACTTTAGCGCACGTATAGCACGTAACACGCAACTGTTTTTACAAGAAGAAACTGGAATTACTAAAACAGTAGATCCTTGGGCTGGTTCTTACTACGTGGAGTCTTTAACAAATCAAATAGCTCACAAGGCTTGGGAACTCATTGAAGAGGTTGAAGAGCTCGGCGGAATGACCAAAGCGATTGAAGCTGGAATTCCAAAAATGCGTATTGAAGAAGCTGCCGCAAAAAAGCAGGCACGTATTGATTCTGGAATTGACACCATTGTTGGAGTCAACAAATATCCTAGTCCCGATGAGGATCTTATTGATACACTTGAGGTGGATAACGCTGCGGTACGTATCGAGCAAGTGAATCGTTTAAAGGACATAAAAGCTACTCGTAATACTGAAAAGGTTCAGAAAGCGCTTGAGAACCTAACAGATTGTGCTAAAAGCAAAAATGGTAACTTACTCGAACTTGCTGTAATTGCAGCCCAAGAGCGCGCTACTCTCGGTGAAATATCAGATGCACTGGAATCTGTTTATGGAAGATATCGTGCACAAATTAAAAGTGTTCAAGGAGTTTATAAAAAAGAGATTATGAATGATCCTGCTTTCGCGAAAGCGCAACAACTAGCCGACCAATTTGCTCAAAACGAAGGTCGTCGTCCTAGAATTATGATTGCTAAAATGGGACAAGACGGACATGATCGTGGAGCAAAGGTAGTCGCTACTGGTTATGCCGATGTAGGCTTTGACGTAGACATAGGTCCACTTTTCCAAACACCAGCTGAAGCAGCAAAACAAGCTGTAGAAAATGATGTACATATTTTAGGTGTAAGTTCTTTAGCGGCAGGACATAAAACACTAGTTCCTCAAGTAATGGATGAGCTAAAAAAATACGGCCGTGAAGACATTATGATCGTTGTAGGTGGCGTGATTCCACGTAAAGATTACCAGTTTTTATTTGACGCTGGAGTTGCTGCAGTCTTTGGTCCTGGAACTAAAATCAGTGAAGCGGCGATTGATATTTTAGGGTTATTGATGGATGAGTGA
- a CDS encoding DUF6503 family protein yields the protein MRFFFVLLFLNAFILQAQELSGQQLLDKAIQHHDPDGNWQTFQDYFQVTMTTPRNSDRVSNIEINLPAQRFALVANRDSITTSYVVEKGEVTVLKINEKKPISQLETTIKDEERAVFMKDYYTYLYGLPMKLEDPGTIITDKVERKTFNGKEYLVLEVMYDENVGSDVWYFYFDPTTYKMEIYQFFKRDQKGDIDRTSGEYILLSKNHEVNNINMPKVRNWYYNKDDKFLGTDVITN from the coding sequence ATGCGATTCTTTTTCGTACTACTTTTTCTAAACGCTTTTATCTTACAAGCTCAAGAATTATCCGGACAACAATTGCTAGATAAGGCGATTCAACATCATGATCCTGATGGAAACTGGCAAACGTTTCAAGATTATTTTCAAGTAACTATGACTACTCCTAGGAATTCTGATCGCGTCAGTAATATAGAAATAAATCTACCAGCGCAACGTTTTGCGTTGGTTGCAAATCGTGATAGTATCACAACCTCTTACGTTGTTGAAAAAGGAGAAGTCACTGTTCTTAAGATTAATGAGAAGAAGCCTATATCTCAACTAGAAACCACAATTAAAGATGAGGAACGAGCAGTCTTCATGAAAGATTATTACACCTATCTCTACGGATTACCTATGAAGCTAGAAGATCCAGGAACCATTATTACAGATAAAGTCGAGCGTAAAACTTTTAACGGAAAAGAATACCTGGTGCTCGAGGTGATGTATGATGAAAATGTAGGTAGTGATGTGTGGTACTTTTACTTTGACCCTACGACCTATAAAATGGAAATATATCAGTTTTTCAAGCGTGATCAAAAAGGTGATATCGATAGAACTAGTGGTGAGTACATTCTGCTATCAAAGAATCACGAAGTCAACAATATCAATATGCCTAAAGTGCGCAACTGGTATTACAATAAAGATGATAAGTTCTTAGGAACGGATGTAATAACGAATTAA